TGCAATACACCTTTTAAGCAGCAGATGGCGCTGACGGGTGACCTTGTCTTCTCCCAGATCACGGTCCACCGCGGGGACGAGTGCGCCCTGCTCAACAACTCCCAGCCGTACAAGTGGCGAGTGCTGAACCGCCACGGCAGCGAGGCCACGGTGCCGTCCATCTGCTTCTTGGTTCCGCCCACCAACAAGGACGCCGTCAACAGCGTCACCGGGTGAGGACGCCAGGACGTCCGTCGTCTGGGCAACTTTTTAAACCGCAATTAGCGCTGACCCGTGGTGCCCCTTGTTCTCAGGCTGGACGGGAACCTGCAAAAGCTGCAGACGATGTGGCAGAGCTTGTTTGTGGACCTGAGGAGTCTGCTGTCTTGGCAGTACCTCATGCGAGACATCCACATCATCAAGACCTGGAACATCTCCATGGTAACGCCAACATCCCTATCAGGGGGGGTCCCAAAGAAAATTGAATTTTGGGTCCCTCTATTGCTGCCGATaagttcatttttaatgaactAATTTATTTATCATGCATATACCTACTATAAAttcagtttagttttttttcatctccaGAGGTAGCTACAAGAGCAGACAACATTCCGAGTGATAAAGCACTGAGCGGGATACTGAATATTATCTCTGCCGACTAAAAGTAACACAAATACCAGCAGAAAAGCCAATTGACCATCCGTGTActgtcaaaatgtcatctgcTTTATTACTTTGGGTTttaaaagcacaaaaacaaataagatcacTTGTCGATCGGTGTGTGACGGGCTTTAGGTGtgtaaaaataactttcaaatgtacaaaatagAGGATGAAATAATGACCGATAACAGATAAATACTAcaacttgtttaaaaaataagtgTGTCTTAAAACCCTGTCAAAATGTGCAAAAGCTTTAGttcatgtttaaaataaacGACCGTAATCCAAACGCAGTTGACCGCTAATCGCTCTCGGGGGGCCCCCTATTGGTCGCAGGCCCGAAGCCGTCGCTCGGTTTGCTCCCGGCGTCCGATTCCTCCAGCTAAAAGCCGCGCGGCGCGACCGCGGCGACTGTCCGCGAAGGTTCTCCTCTGCTCGGAGACGGCGCTGCGCAGCGGAGGCTGCCGATTGTCCGCGAGGCTCGCCGTCCTTCCAAATCGTCTCCTTGAGTCTCCTTGGTGGTTCTCTTTGCCAGTTCAAGACGCTGACGGTGGAGGAGTACCGGCTGGCCCTGAGGAACCTGGAGCAGCACTACCAGGACTTCCTGAGGGACAGCCAGGACTCTCAGGCCTTCGGGGCCGAGGACCGCATGCAGGTGGAGTCCAGCTACAACAAGGCTAACCGGCACTACAACACGCTGGTCAGCACCGCAGAACAAGGTGAGTTCGTCGTCGTGTTTCCACACCATGTGGCTGCTTTTTGTTACCAAAGTATGGaattcattgttttctttttgttattgtaAGACCATAAacacatcaatcaatcaatcaatcaatcacacgATTGATGAATAAGTTGACTGTTGGCTTCAAATTACAGGCTACGTGCCACCCAAGACGGGTAAGGTGCTTGCCTCCATCCTCGTGCCACCCAGTTTGTGTCAGTGTGTGGTTGTGCGTTCCCATGTATCCTGTTGTGTCCTAGTGTGTCCCAGTGGTGTTGTTGTGTGTCTGGTCCAGGATGTGTGACCTTCTCAGAGTGTGTGTTTGCCATGGCAGGACTGTGCGCTGTTGTGCTTCCGATCATTCCGTTCATGCGTTCGCTAATTAACCTTTccggtcatcatcatcatcatcatcatcatcattgaaTTTTCTCCTAACGGCACTCGTCATGGCTTTGAATGTCAACGGACCTCCACACGGAGGACCGTCTAATCACGCATGAAGTCAACTGATGATCGTTCTCAATCTCTCACATGATTTCACGTGAATGAATGTTTAATCCCCGTCAAACTTTTTATCTTCAATACAAAGTCCTAGTTGATTTGACGGCCGGATGCTAAGTGCTcctgcctggttttctccacccaACAGGAGAGCAGGACGAGTCGGTGTGCAGGATTTACCTGAGCAAGCTCAAGGACCTACGCCTGAGGCTGGAGGGCTGCGAGAACCGAACGGTGACGCGACTTCGCCAGCTGGCCGACAAAGAACCGCTCAAAGCCTGCGCCCTAAAGACCACCGAGCAGATGGTGAAGATCCGAAATGGAGACGGTCTCGTCCCGACTGCTTCAACAATTCTCGTTCCTGTTGACAGAAAGTCCAAACCGAGCTGGAAGGCCTGAAGAAAGAACTGAACTCCGTTGCCGAGAAGGCGGAGGAGGTTCTGTCCTCGCCTCAAACATCCAGCTCCGGCCCCTTGCTGCGTTCGGAACTTGACGGCACGCAGAAGAAGATGGACCACGTCTACGGCCTCTCGTCCATCTACCTAGATAAGTAAGGCTCCCTCGGTTTAGGTTTCTGACACATCAGCCTGGCGCTAGCTAACGTCCTCGTTCTCAGGCTGAAGGCCATCGACGCGGTGATCAGGAAAACCAGCGACGCCGAGGAGACGCTGAAGAGCTACGAGACTCGTCTGCTGGATGTTCACAAAGTCCCGACCGAGGAGAAGGAGGCGGAGAAGCATCAGAGCCAGATAAAGGTATCAGCTGGAGTTACTCCTTTCGCGCGGGTCGAAGTCGCAAGGGTTCGGCTTTTCCGGCTTCAGAGGTAGCGTAAAGGATAGCGTAAAGACTGGAAACGGTGTGCGAAGTTTAACACCCGACACTGCTCAAAAGCTGACATCTAATTGTCTGAGTAGCCATCAGGCACAAGCCCCCCCCCTCTGTGGGAAAGGTACCGACACGGAACGGAGGGTTGAAGTCAACCCGCATATAGCTCGGATTCTGGCGTAGTAGCAGAGGTGCGCCGGCGGCTCTGTGTAAGGGGAGAGCAAAAACCGTGACGAGGGAGATTCACTGCACAGAGAAACGGACCGATAGAATTTTGCATGTACTCTGTAGCTAAGGTTAGAAGTCCAAGTGAAGACTTGTTAGTGGAGCTTTCATCTTTGAGCTTGAATTCCAATGATTTCCCTtcaacagaaaatgaaaacagagTCCGAAGCGGACCAGGCCGTGTTTGACCGCCTGCAGGACGAGCTCAAGCGGGCGTCGGCCGTCCACGACAAGATGACGCGCGTCCACAGCGAGCGCGACGCCGAGCTGGCCCACTATCGCCACCTGGCGGCCGGCCTGCAGGACCGCTGGCAGGCGGCGTTGGCTCAGCTGGAGGTCCGAAAGCAGGAGCTGGAGCTGATCCGACGCCACATGAGCGCCTACCGCGACGGCTACGAGTGGCTCGTGCGCTGGCTGGCGGACGCCAAGCGGCGCCAGGAGGAGATCCAAGCGCTGCCCGTCAGGGACGGAGCGGCGCTGAAGGAGCAATTGGCTGAGGAAAAGGTATTTCAAACGCATTCCCGAGACACTTCATTAAGTGAGCGTCCCAAAAATCACTAAGTCGCGCTTGTGGAAAGCTTGACAAATTCAGCCCCTGACGCCAGTTTCACCAAACAACACGAAATTTGGTGCACGAGTCTGTCTGctggttgggggaaaaaaaaatgttgctcatgtgtctttgaaaaataatgaatagTCAACGCGATTGAGTATTTCGTGTTTCGTTTCACAAAGAAACTTCTGGACGACATCGAGAAGAACAAGGACAAGATCGACAAGTGCCAGAAAAATGCCAAAGACTACATTGACTCTGTCAAGgtgcgtgtctgcgtgggtGGTGTGGGTGGTGTGGGTGGTGTTTCAAATTGTTGTGGAAAAACTCGTTTGTCCTTTTAGGATTACGAGCTTCAGCTCCTGACCTACAAAGCCCTGCAGGACCCGGCTGCCTCGCCACTGAAGAAACCCAAATTGGAGTGCGCCTCTGACGACATCATCCAAGAGGCAGGTTTTCTCCGGCAAGACGGtgcaaacaaattgaaatgaaacatACGAGTTGACGACTTGTTTAACTGTGttcctgcttctttttttttgtttttttgttttttttttctctccagtaCGTCACGTTAAGAACCCGTTACAGCGAGCTCATGACGCTCGTCAGCCAGTACATCAAGTTCATCACGGACACACACCGCCGCCTGGTGGACGATGAGGTAACTACAAGCTCTGTCACAATATGTGAACTTAAACTGCGCCATTTCGCTGGCAAGTTGGTGAATTACACTTTCGTCAACAATCTTTATCAAAAAATGTCACAGCATGCAATACCGTTTTTGTCTCATGTGGAGATCGCAAGTACTGATATAAGTGCAGAAAATATGAACCGTGTAAAATTGTGGCCTGTTccgcacacaaaaaatacaactagAAATCCGGAGTTCCGACATCAGACTCTCCAGTCTTGTGTAGTGTCGCCTTACATCGCAACACAACACTTCTCTCATTCCTTCGACAAAGTGTCTTGCAGCCGTCACGCGCTCGTTAAACTATTTTCGtttccttttcctttcctcTCAAAATGTTCCCGTTCTTATCGCTCAGCAGCCTCTCTCTGTTTGCTTTCCTTGCATGCTCGGTTGCTTGTTTTCCAGACTGCTTTCACTTTCccctcaggttttttttttttccccctttccctTTTGAACTGCTTGCCAGTGCTTTGTCGCGATGAATACTAATCTTCAGATGCATCTTTTTCTTAACAAAGGGGAGGTTCAGGATTGAAATGCTCAATTGAGCTGACGCATACTTTTGACTCTCAGTGGTTATTGCCCATTCGTCTAATTCTGCCAAGTAACTTGAATGTCATTTGTGGAGTTCAATGTGAAGACAAGGTCAACTGGTTTATGCCTTATTACATCAAGGATAAATGAATATGAAACCCTAAAAttgcatgaaaacaaagtgaattTGTGTTTATGTTGTGGAGTAAGAATTTTAGTTTGATGGACAATAACTTACGACGTTCAATGTTATCAAACAACAGCCTGTAACGCCTTCACTGACTGTTTACTAATACAGAAAGCCTCGGAGAAGCTGAAAGAAGCAGAGCAGAAGAGGCTGGCGGAGATTCAGGCCGAGTTGGACAAACAGAGGCAGCTGGCCGAGGCTCACGCTCAGTCTGTGGCCAAGGCCGAACAGGAGGCCGAGGCCCTCAAACTGAAGATGAAAGAGGAGGCCGGCAAAAGGCAAGACATCGCCGTGGACGGGGAGAGGCAGAAACAGAGCATCCAGCAGGAGCTGCACGAGCTCAAGAGTCTGTCGGAGCAGGAGATCAAGACCAAGAACGTGCAGCTTGAGGAGGCTCTGATCAGCCGGACCAGGATCGAGGAGGAGATACGCATCATCCGTCTCCAGCTAGAGACGACCATAAAGCAGAAGAGCACGGCCGACGTGGAGCTTCAGCAGCTCCGCGATAAAGCAGCCGACTCTGAGAAGCTCCGGAAAACTGCTCAGGAGGAGGCCGATAGGCTTCGCAAGCAGGTGGCCGAGGAGACTCAGAAAAAGAAGAACGCGGAAGACGAACTGAAGCGCAAAGCTGAGGCAGAGAGGGAGGCCTccaagaagaagcagaaggcCTTGGACGACCTAGAGAAGTTCAAGATGCAAGCAGAGGAGGCCGAGCGGCGCATGAAACAGGCAGAGGAGGAGAAACTCCGGCAGGTCAaggtggtggaggaggtggcGCAGAAGAGTGCCGCTGCACAGTTGCAGAGCACCTCCAAATCCTTCAGCGAAAGGGCGACCAAACTGGAGGAGTCCCTCAAGAAAGAGCAGGGCACCGTGCTCCAGTTGCAGGAGGAAGCCGATAAGCTCCGCAAACAGCAAGAGGAGGCCAGCAAAGCTCGGGAACAGGCAGAGAAGGAGCTGGAGATGTGGAGGCAAAAGGCCAACGAGGCTCTCCGCTTGAGGCTAAAAGCCGAGGAAGAGGCCCAGAGGAAGAGCCAGGCgcaggaggaagcagaaagGCAGAAATTGGAGGCAGAGCGTGACGCCAAGAAAAAAGCAAAGGCCGAAGAGGGCGCCCTCAAACAGAAGGAGAATGCGGAGAAAGAGCTGGACAAACAAAGGACTTTTGCTGAGCAGATTGCCCAGCAGAAACTGTCAGCTGAGCAAGAATGCATCCGCCTCAAGGCAGATTTTGAACACGCCGAGCAACAGAGGAGCCTCCTGGACAACGAGCTCCAGCGTCTGAAGAATGAGGTGAACACCGCTGAAAACCAGAGAAAGaagctggaggaggagctggCCAAGGTACGAAGCGAAATGGATGCCCTTCTCCAGATGAAGGTGAAAGCGGAGAAGGAGACGCTGTCTAACACGGAAAAGACCAAACAACTTCTCGAGTCGGAAGTCCTGAAAATGAAGCAGCTTGCCGACGAAGCGGCCAGGCTGAGGTCAGTGGCCGAGGAGGCCAAAAAGCAGAGGCAGCTTGCCGAGGAAGAGGCGGCCAAACAGCGAGCCGAAGctgagaaaatcctgaaggagaagtTGGCCGCCATCAATGAGGCGACCCGTCTCAAGACGCAAGCCGAGATCGCCCTGAAGGCCAAAGAGGCCGAGAACGAAAGGCTGAAAAGACAAGCTGAGGATGAAGCCTACCAGAGGAAGCTGTTGGAGGATCAGGCGGCTCAGCACAAACAAGACATTTCTGAGAAAATGCAACATCTGCAGAGCTCGTCTAACTCCGAATTGGAGCGACAGAAAACAATCATTGAGGAAACTCTCAGACAAAGGAAAGTGGTGGAGGAGGAGATCCACATCATCAGGATCAACTTTGAGAAGGCCTCAAAGGACAAATTGGATTTAGAGAACGAATTAAAGAAGCTGAAAGAGATTGCGGAAGCCACGCAAAAGAGCAAACTCAAAGCCGAAAAGGAAGCCGAGACTTTGAAGCAGCTCGCCGCAGATGAAGAGAAGAAGCGAAAGGAAGCCGAGGAGAAGGTTAAGAAGATCACGGCAGCAGAGGAAGAGGCGGCAAGGCAATGCAAAGCCGCTCAGGAGGAGGTGGAGCGTCTGAAAAAGAGGGCAGCGGAAGCAAACAAGCAGCGAGAGAAGGCAGAGAAGGACGCCGAGCAGCAGGTGCTCCTGGCGAAGGAGGCTGCGCAGAAATGCACCACCGCCGAGCAAAAAGCTCAAGATGTCCTCAGCAAGAACAAAGAGGGCGATCTCGCGCAGGAGAAGCTCAAGGAGGAGTTCGAGAATGCCAAAAAACTTGCACGAGAAGCTGAAAAGGCCAAAGAGAAAGCCGAGAAAGAGGCGGCACTGCACCGCCAGAAAGCCGAGGAGGCCGAGAAGCAGAAAAAAGCTGCAGAGGATGAAGCCGCCAAGCAGGCCAAAGCTCAGAAAGATGCCGAGAAACTGAGGAAAGAGGCCGAAAGGGAGGCCTCCAAGCGAGCGGAAGCCGAGGCCGCTGCTCTCAAGCAAAAGCAGCAGGCTGACGCAGAGATGACCAAGCACAAGAAGGAGGCCGAGCAGGCGCTGAAGCAGAAGTCGCAGGTGGAGAAGGAACTGTCAACTATCAAATTGCAGCTGGACGAAACCGACAAGCAGAAGGCCGTCTTGGATGAGGAGCTCCAGCGGGTGAAGGGCGAGGTCGACGACGCTATCAAACAGAAGGCGCAGGTAGAGGATGAACTTTCCAAAGTCAGGATTCAGATGGAGGAGCTTCTTAAGCTTAAGATACAAATTGAGAGCGAAAACAAGCGTCTCATGAAAAAGGACAAAGACAGCGCAAAGAAGCTGCTCGCGGATGAAGCCGAGAGGATGAAGATCCTGGCGGAAGAAGCAGCCCGGCTCAGTGCGGAGGCCGAGGAAGCCGCCAAGCTCAGAAAGACCGCTGAGTCTGACTTGGCTGAACAAAGGGCACTTGCAGAGAAAATGCTCAAGGAGAAAATGCAGGCCATCCAGGAGGCTACCAAGCTGAAAGCTGAGGCGGAGGACCTCCAGAGGCAGAAGGACAAGGCACAGGAGGCGGCCAAGAAGCTTCTGGAGGACAAACAGCAGATCCAGCAGCGGCTGGACGAGGAGACCGAAGGCTTCCAGAAATCCCTGGAGGCCGAGCGAAAGAGGAAGCAAGAGGTGTTAGCCGAGGCGGAGAAGCTGAAAGCGAAGGTGAAAGAGCTTAGCGACGCTCAGGCGAAAGCCCAGGaggaggccaaaaagttcaagaaGCAGGCGGCTGAGGCCAAAGCTCATCTGGAGGGCTCACAACAGAAAGCCACTGAAACTGTGGTGCAAAAGCTGGAGACTCAGCGACTGCAGAGTACCAGAGAAGCCGATGACCTCAAGAAAGCCATCATTGACCTGGAAAAAGAGAGGGAGAAGCTGAAGAAAGAGGCGGAGGAGCTTCACAAAAGTTCCAAAGAGGTActgtaacaaaaataatgaatattccaTAATGAAGTCACTGTATAGTTTActtacttattttcttttttacctaGATGGCCCTTGCCCAACAAGAGCAAATTGAGCAGCAGAAGGTCATTCTTCAGAAGACCTTCCTCACTGAGAAGGAGTTGCTGttgaaaagagaaaaggaaGTTGAAGATGAGAAGAAGCAGCTGGAGAAACAGTTCAAGGGTGAAGTGAGTAAGGCCAAGGCGCTCAAACAGGAGCAAGAGCGTCAGCAAAAGCTGATTGAGGATGAGCGGAACAAGCTCCAGGGCGTCATGGATGACGCCTTGAGGAAGCAGAAGGAAGCCGAGGCCGAGATGATGAAGAAGCAGAAGGAAATGGAggtgcttgaaaagaaaaggaacGAGCAAGAAAAACTGTTGGGAGAGGAGAACAAAATGCTGAGAGAGAAACTCAACAATCTCGAGATGGTGGCCAAAGGAAATGCAtctaaaataaaagaaattgagGTCCAGCCAGCGAGGGATGCTGGGGAGCAGTTGGTCTCCGCCACAGTGTCGGTGACCACAAAGAAAGTTTACAATGGCTCTGAAGTTGATGGCGTTTCGCCTTGGGCCTTTGATGGAATAAGAGAGAAAGTTCCTGTCGAGAGGCTTCATGACATCGGTGTCCTGACCAAAAAAGAGTTGGACAAACTTAAGAAAGGTAAAGTTTCAGTGCAAGACCTCACAAAGACGGACAAGATCCAGTCATGTCTTAAGGGTCAGAGCTGCATTGGCGGCATCTTGACTCCCTCAAAGGAAAAAGTGAGCATCTATCAGGCTATGAAAGACAACAAAATTACACCCAGTACAGCTACGACGCTGCTGGAAGCTCAGGCAGCTTCTGGCTACCTCGTAGATCCTGTTAAGAACAAACTCCTCTCTGTGGACGAGGCTGTAAAGGAGCAGTTGATTGGCCCTGAACTCCATGACAAAATGCTGTCTGCCGAGCGAGCTGCCACGGGCTACAAAGACCCTTTCACGGGAGACAGAATCTCCCTTTTTGAGGCCATGAAGAAAGACCTGATTGAGAAGGAGCAGGCTACCAGGTTCTTGGATGTGCAGCTTGCAACCGGCGGCATCGTTGACCCTATTAACAGCCACAGAGTCCCGCTGCAGACGGCCTACAAGCAAGGGCAGTTTGACGCCGACATGAATAAGCAAATGCCGGACTGCAAATTGTTTGTGGAGCCCAGCACCCAGGAGGCCCTCACCTACAAGCAACTACTGGACAAATGCACCAAGGATGCGGGGTCAGGCATGATGATTCTACCCGTGACTGAGAAAGCCGGCCAAAGCGAGAGAACGTACACAGATGCTGAGATGAAAGAAGTGTTCAGCACGTCCAACGTGGACGTGCCCTTTGGCAGGTTCAAAGGAAAGACGGTCACTATTTGGGAAGTGATCAACTCCGAGTATTTCACGGAAGAGCAGCGACGAGAGCTGATCCGCCAGTACAAGACGGGCAAAATCACGGTAGAGAAGATCATCAAAATTGTTATCACCGTTGTGGAGGACAAGGAGAAGAACAACGAAAACGTGCTGAATGGCCTGAGGGCCCCTGTGCCAGCCAGCGAACTTCTGGAGTCAAAGGTTATAAGCAAAGACCTATTTAACAAGCTAAGCAACGGCAAGATCACTGTCAAAGAGCTCTCTGAGATGGATCCTGTGAAGAAAGCACTCCAAGGAACACCGAGCATTGCTGGACTGTTTGACGAACCCACCAAGGAGAAAATGCCTTTCTATCAAGCGATGAAAAAAGAGCTCCTCTCACCGGAGACAGCTGTTCATCTTCTCGAGGCTCAAGCGGCTACCGGCTTTATAATCGATCCCATCAAAAACGAGCGGGTGCCTGTTGACGAAGCCGTCAAGGCTGGCTTGGTGGGCCCAGAACTCCACGAGCGACTGATGTCTGCGGAGCGAGCGGTTAGTGGCTACAAAGATCCTTACTCCGGCAAGAAGGTGTCTCTATTTGAAGCCATGAGTAAAGGTCTCATCAAGAGAGACCACGGCATCCGTCTGTTAGAAGCACAACTCTCCACAGGGGGAATTATTGATCCGGTCAAAAGCTACCGCGTCCCACACGAGGTTGCCTGCAAACGTAGCTATTTGGATGAGGAAACCAGCACAACCTTGAGCAAGACAACCGACGAAACCAAGGTCTTCTACGATCCCAACACACAGGAGGATGCCACCTATGCGCAGTTGATGAAGAAATGCATCTCTGACAATGAAACTGGACTTCCCTTGCTCCCGCTCGCTAAGAAGGCTCCAAAACCCAAAGAGGATCAACAGATTACAGAAGCCAAAACCAAAGAGGCCTTGAACCAGAGCACGGTGGAGCTGCACTACGGACCTTTCAAAGGCAGAAAGGTCACAATCTGGGAGATCATCACCTCCGAGTACATCACCGAGGAGAAGAGAATCGAGCTGATTCGCCAGTACCGAATGGGCCATGTGACAATAGAAAAGTTAATAAGGGTTGTGACGACCATAGTGGAGGAAAAGGAATCCTCTACAAAAGAAAAGCCCTGTTTTGAAGGTCTGAGGGAACCAGTTGCTGCCAGCACATTGATGAACGCCAACATCATTGACAAGGCCACATTTGAGCAGCTCCAGCAGGGCACAAAGACTCCTCAGGAAGTGAGTGAAGACGATAAAGTCAGGAAGTATCTGCAAGGCACAGACCGCATCGACGCCATCGCAATGGACGGAACAAACGAAAAGCTAAGCATATATCAAGcaatgaaaaataacattttgcaaGCTAACACTGGCCTCGCACTGCTCGAAGCCCAAGCTGGAACTGGTTTCATAA
This window of the Phyllopteryx taeniolatus isolate TA_2022b chromosome 21, UOR_Ptae_1.2, whole genome shotgun sequence genome carries:
- the pleca gene encoding plectin a isoform X6; this encodes MLVAEKKIHAGFSTAIGSMEARAQDAEVAGRGFFAYRRTNYIHEMSCGEVGPHLYSRMCCADERDRVQKKTFTKWVNKHLAKHWKAEAQRHVSDLYEDLRDGHNLISLLEVLSGETLPREKGRMRFHKLQNVQIALDFLKRRQVKLVNIRNDDIADGNPKLTLGLIWTIILHFQISDIQVNGQSDDMTAKERLLLWSQRMVEGYQGLRCDNFTSNWRDGKLFNAIIHKHRPNLIDMSQVGRQTNQQNLELAFGVAERELGVTRLLDPEDVDVPHPDEKSIITYVSSLYDAMPRVPDVQDGVKANELELRWQEYYELVTTLLQWIRHHILVFEERKFPSSYEEIEVLWRQFLKFKETELPAKEADKNRSKHIFKSFEGAVQAGHVKVPSGYHPLDVEKEWGRLHVAILERERLLRTEFERLERLQRIVGKVQMESGVCEEQLNQVEALLQTDVRLLNSGKPAQHTAEVEADLEKAEGMIRFLFNDVQTLKDGRHLQAEQMYRRVYRLHERLVNLRSEYNFRLKSGVSVAQAPATQVSMTPVHGGATQARAAQVLQQAPVRLRPELDEVTLRYVRDLLGWVEENQQRVDQGEWGADLPAVESHLGNHRGLHLSVEEFRSKVERAKADETQISPVSKEAYRDYLSQLEQHYGKLLNSSKCRLRHLEQLHAFVTAATKELMWLNEKEEEEVNYDWSERNTNMAAKKDNYSGLMRELELREKKMSAAQVTGDKLLRDRHPGRKTVEAFAAALQTQWSWILQLCCCIESHLKENAAYFQFFADVKEAEDKLKKMQDTMRRKYTCDRSVTVTRLEDLLQDAADEKEQLSEFQTHLEGLKRRAKTVVQLKPRNPATAIKSKLPIQAVCDFKQMEITVHRGDECALLNNSQPYKWRVLNRHGSEATVPSICFLVPPTNKDAVNSVTGLDGNLQKLQTMWQSLFVDLRSLLSWQYLMRDIHIIKTWNISMFKTLTVEEYRLALRNLEQHYQDFLRDSQDSQAFGAEDRMQVESSYNKANRHYNTLVSTAEQGYVPPKTGEQDESVCRIYLSKLKDLRLRLEGCENRTVTRLRQLADKEPLKACALKTTEQMKVQTELEGLKKELNSVAEKAEEVLSSPQTSSSGPLLRSELDGTQKKMDHVYGLSSIYLDKLKAIDAVIRKTSDAEETLKSYETRLLDVHKVPTEEKEAEKHQSQIKKMKTESEADQAVFDRLQDELKRASAVHDKMTRVHSERDAELAHYRHLAAGLQDRWQAALAQLEVRKQELELIRRHMSAYRDGYEWLVRWLADAKRRQEEIQALPVRDGAALKEQLAEEKKLLDDIEKNKDKIDKCQKNAKDYIDSVKDYELQLLTYKALQDPAASPLKKPKLECASDDIIQEYVTLRTRYSELMTLVSQYIKFITDTHRRLVDDEKASEKLKEAEQKRLAEIQAELDKQRQLAEAHAQSVAKAEQEAEALKLKMKEEAGKRQDIAVDGERQKQSIQQELHELKSLSEQEIKTKNVQLEEALISRTRIEEEIRIIRLQLETTIKQKSTADVELQQLRDKAADSEKLRKTAQEEADRLRKQVAEETQKKKNAEDELKRKAEAEREASKKKQKALDDLEKFKMQAEEAERRMKQAEEEKLRQVKVVEEVAQKSAAAQLQSTSKSFSERATKLEESLKKEQGTVLQLQEEADKLRKQQEEASKAREQAEKELEMWRQKANEALRLRLKAEEEAQRKSQAQEEAERQKLEAERDAKKKAKAEEGALKQKENAEKELDKQRTFAEQIAQQKLSAEQECIRLKADFEHAEQQRSLLDNELQRLKNEVNTAENQRKKLEEELAKVRSEMDALLQMKVKAEKETLSNTEKTKQLLESEVLKMKQLADEAARLRSVAEEAKKQRQLAEEEAAKQRAEAEKILKEKLAAINEATRLKTQAEIALKAKEAENERLKRQAEDEAYQRKLLEDQAAQHKQDISEKMQHLQSSSNSELERQKTIIEETLRQRKVVEEEIHIIRINFEKASKDKLDLENELKKLKEIAEATQKSKLKAEKEAETLKQLAADEEKKRKEAEEKVKKITAAEEEAARQCKAAQEEVERLKKRAAEANKQREKAEKDAEQQVLLAKEAAQKCTTAEQKAQDVLSKNKEGDLAQEKLKEEFENAKKLAREAEKAKEKAEKEAALHRQKAEEAEKQKKAAEDEAAKQAKAQKDAEKLRKEAEREASKRAEAEAAALKQKQQADAEMTKHKKEAEQALKQKSQVEKELSTIKLQLDETDKQKAVLDEELQRVKGEVDDAIKQKAQVEDELSKVRIQMEELLKLKIQIESENKRLMKKDKDSAKKLLADEAERMKILAEEAARLSAEAEEAAKLRKTAESDLAEQRALAEKMLKEKMQAIQEATKLKAEAEDLQRQKDKAQEAAKKLLEDKQQIQQRLDEETEGFQKSLEAERKRKQEVLAEAEKLKAKVKELSDAQAKAQEEAKKFKKQAAEAKAHLEGSQQKATETVVQKLETQRLQSTREADDLKKAIIDLEKEREKLKKEAEELHKSSKEMALAQQEQIEQQKVILQKTFLTEKELLLKREKEVEDEKKQLEKQFKGEVSKAKALKQEQERQQKLIEDERNKLQGVMDDALRKQKEAEAEMMKKQKEMEVLEKKRNEQEKLLGEENKMLREKLNNLEMVAKGNASKIKEIEVQPARDAGEQLVSATVSVTTKKVYNGSEVDGVSPWAFDGIREKVPVERLHDIGVLTKKELDKLKKGKVSVQDLTKTDKIQSCLKGQSCIGGILTPSKEKVSIYQAMKDNKITPSTATTLLEAQAASGYLVDPVKNKLLSVDEAVKEQLIGPELHDKMLSAERAATGYKDPFTGDRISLFEAMKKDLIEKEQATRFLDVQLATGGIVDPINSHRVPLQTAYKQGQFDADMNKQMPDCKLFVEPSTQEALTYKQLLDKCTKDAGSGMMILPVTEKAGQSERTYTDAEMKEVFSTSNVDVPFGRFKGKTVTIWEVINSEYFTEEQRRELIRQYKTGKITVEKIIKIVITVVEDKEKNNENVLNGLRAPVPASELLESKVISKDLFNKLSNGKITVKELSEMDPVKKALQGTPSIAGLFDEPTKEKMPFYQAMKKELLSPETAVHLLEAQAATGFIIDPIKNERVPVDEAVKAGLVGPELHERLMSAERAVSGYKDPYSGKKVSLFEAMSKGLIKRDHGIRLLEAQLSTGGIIDPVKSYRVPHEVACKRSYLDEETSTTLSKTTDETKVFYDPNTQEDATYAQLMKKCISDNETGLPLLPLAKKAPKPKEDQQITEAKTKEALNQSTVELHYGPFKGRKVTIWEIITSEYITEEKRIELIRQYRMGHVTIEKLIRVVTTIVEEKESSTKEKPCFEGLREPVAASTLMNANIIDKATFEQLQQGTKTPQEVSEDDKVRKYLQGTDRIDAIAMDGTNEKLSIYQAMKNNILQANTGLALLEAQAGTGFITDPIKNIKYSVDDAVKAGAVGPELHEKLLSAEKAVTGYKDPYTGTKISLFQALKKELVLREHAIPLLEAQLNTGGLIDPVGSHRIPTEVAIQRGFLSKHMAKSLNEPSGDVRCFTNPNTNESVTYKQLLEKCVKDPNSGLCYLPLSKAEASPTEKSYKYTEEQAQADLANTQIEIPHKSFEGKSLTIWEIINSNMLPEEERRRLMEQYRLGTITKDRMLIIVIEIIEQREAEKVEQGMSCDIIRRRITIEELYSARIIDLHTYNLLKQEKMTISEIMAMPSVKQYLFGTGCIAGIMSDTPSKVSIYQAMKNGKIKPEVALTLLEAQAATGFIVDPVKDELLTVDEAVRKGLVGPELHDKLLSAERAVTGYKDPYSGKVISLFQAMKKDLVPEDYALRLLEAQNATGGLMDPEYYFRLPADVAMQRGYINKETLDRISEPAADVQGYTDPTTDENLTYAQLLKRCRLDKESGQRLLSLADRRLLFKGLRKQITVDELLRSQIIDQKTYNELTQGNISVEEVSRDLKKYLEGVSCIAGVFVEATKDCLSIYQAMKKNMIRPGTAFELLEAQAATGYVIDPIKNLKLNVNEAVKMGVVGPEFKDKLLSAERAVTGYRDPYSGKLISLFQAMKKDLILKDHGIRLLEAQIATGGIIDPQESHRLPVEAAYERGLFDEEMNHILTDPSDDTKGFFDPNSEENLTYLQLMERCMTDPQTGLALLLLKEKKRERKTSSKSSVRKRRVVIVDPETGKEMSVYEAYQKGLIDHQTYLELAEQECEWEEITSTSSAGVVKSKIIDRRSGRQYDIDDAISSGLIEKSALDQYRAGSLSITEFADMLSGNSSGVRSRSSSFGSTSSYTSSPMPSIKTPTVTWNDPTEESGPVAGILDTGTLEKVSVTEAIRRNLVDNITGQRLLEAQVCTGGIIDPNTGEKFSVTDAMNKGLVDKIMVDRISLAQKACNGFEDPRTKTKMSAAQALKKGWLYYEAGQRFLEVQYLTGGLIEPDVTHRVSLDDALKKGTLDARTAQKLRDVNTHSKYLTCPKTKLKISYKDALDRSMIEEGTGLRLLEASSQSSKGLYSPYSVSGSGSATGSRSGSRTGSRSGSRRGSFDATGSSFTTTFSSSSSSSYSSPSYGRRY